Proteins from one Bifidobacterium sp. ESL0732 genomic window:
- a CDS encoding DASS family sodium-coupled anion symporter, which produces MAANSPAPSSGAIAINKTKIIKAAVCVVVGLAIFVIPPPQGVHPGGMHMLGVFVGTILGLILQPLPTSAVAIIGLTVAMLTGAMDPSKEAFSGLGSASIWLIVAAFFIAQGFVSTGLGRRIALVFISWLGKSSLGISYGLAAADLVLAPATPSNTARLGGILFPIIQSVSEVQGSTTESEESRKKLGGFLSATANNVNAITSAMFATSMAAGPVVIQLAAQMHHPIGWGTWAIACIIPGLLCLILIPALIYKIFPPTIKHVPTAKTDAKAELKAMGSLSPKEWVMALSFVLMLILWATGSMTGISATTVAFLGVTILLCTGIITWKSMANDKSAWSTLIFFGVLVGMAKPLSTLGVTDWLGGLIAHMVGGMPWYAVLFILGICYVLVHYLFASELAQVVALYTLFVTVTIAAGAPAPVAVLTFGALSGLIGAMTHYASGPSALIYGADYLKTSEFLRVGIICAMVTTVIFLTVGVGWWKVIGLW; this is translated from the coding sequence ATGGCAGCAAATTCCCCGGCTCCGTCATCCGGAGCCATCGCCATTAACAAGACCAAGATCATCAAGGCCGCCGTCTGCGTGGTTGTCGGACTTGCGATTTTCGTCATACCGCCTCCCCAAGGGGTGCACCCAGGCGGCATGCATATGCTGGGCGTGTTCGTCGGTACGATTCTCGGCCTGATTCTCCAGCCTTTGCCGACCTCCGCTGTCGCCATCATCGGCCTGACCGTGGCCATGCTCACCGGGGCGATGGATCCCTCGAAAGAGGCGTTCTCGGGCCTTGGCAGCGCCTCGATCTGGCTGATCGTCGCGGCGTTCTTCATTGCACAGGGCTTCGTCTCGACCGGTCTGGGGCGTCGCATCGCTCTGGTCTTCATCTCATGGCTTGGCAAATCCTCCCTCGGCATCTCCTATGGTCTTGCGGCAGCTGATTTGGTGCTGGCGCCTGCCACACCTTCGAATACTGCACGTCTGGGCGGTATCCTGTTCCCGATCATCCAATCGGTCAGCGAGGTTCAGGGATCGACCACCGAGTCCGAGGAATCCCGCAAGAAGCTGGGTGGGTTCCTTTCCGCTACGGCCAACAATGTCAACGCTATTACCTCGGCGATGTTCGCCACTTCCATGGCCGCCGGACCCGTGGTGATCCAGCTTGCCGCGCAGATGCACCATCCGATTGGCTGGGGAACGTGGGCGATCGCCTGCATTATTCCCGGTCTGCTCTGCCTGATCCTCATTCCGGCCCTGATCTACAAGATATTCCCGCCGACCATCAAGCATGTGCCTACGGCCAAGACGGATGCCAAAGCGGAACTCAAAGCGATGGGTTCGCTGAGCCCCAAGGAATGGGTCATGGCGCTTTCCTTCGTGCTGATGCTCATCCTCTGGGCCACCGGTTCGATGACCGGCATCTCGGCCACCACGGTCGCCTTCCTTGGCGTCACCATCCTGCTGTGCACGGGAATCATCACTTGGAAATCCATGGCCAACGACAAGTCCGCTTGGTCCACGCTGATCTTCTTCGGCGTGCTGGTCGGCATGGCCAAGCCGTTGAGCACCCTTGGCGTCACCGATTGGCTCGGCGGCCTGATCGCACACATGGTAGGTGGCATGCCTTGGTATGCAGTCCTCTTCATTCTTGGCATCTGCTACGTGCTGGTCCACTATCTGTTCGCCTCCGAACTGGCCCAGGTGGTCGCGCTGTACACGCTCTTCGTCACCGTCACCATCGCGGCAGGCGCTCCTGCTCCCGTTGCCGTGCTCACCTTTGGTGCCCTTTCCGGTCTGATCGGAGCCATGACGCATTATGCGTCCGGACCCTCCGCCCTGATTTACGGCGCTGATTATCTCAAGACCTCCGAATTCCTTCGTGTGGGCATCATCTGCGCCATGGTCACCACCGTCATCTTCCTGACCGTCGGCGTCGGCTGGTGGAAGGTCATCGGTCTTTGGTGA
- a CDS encoding branched-chain amino acid aminotransferase, whose amino-acid sequence MTEQTHHDPQALSQLTEPFKVLDNPHPATDAERAKLIDKPAFGQLFSDNMVHMVWHKSSGWGDRRVEPYGPLAMDPGASVLHYAQECFEGLKAYRHADGSTWLFRPDANAERFANSAKRLYLPELSKDDFLGSVAALVKRDVEWVPTRREYTLYMRPYMFASEAFLGVRAPQTVDYCVIASPSGPYFPGGVKPVSIWVEDKWFRTGPGGTGFAKCGGNYAASLLGEYRGADHGCEQVCFVDAATKTYLEELGGMNMFTVHKDGHLETPSLTGNILPGVTRRSLIQLAQDHGRDVVETMIKLDDLLEDIKSGEVTEVFACGTAAIITPIGRFKSETFDVEVGGGKSGDLTLQLRDELLGIQMGEIEDPHDWMWRVC is encoded by the coding sequence ATGACTGAGCAAACCCATCATGATCCGCAAGCGTTGTCGCAATTGACCGAGCCTTTCAAGGTTCTTGACAACCCACATCCCGCAACCGACGCCGAGCGCGCGAAGCTGATTGACAAGCCGGCGTTCGGCCAGCTTTTCAGCGACAACATGGTCCACATGGTATGGCACAAGTCCAGCGGCTGGGGCGATCGCCGGGTCGAGCCGTATGGCCCGCTTGCCATGGATCCGGGTGCCTCGGTTCTGCATTATGCGCAGGAATGCTTCGAAGGTCTCAAGGCCTATCGCCACGCCGACGGCAGCACCTGGCTGTTCCGTCCGGATGCCAACGCCGAGCGCTTCGCCAATTCTGCCAAGCGCCTGTATTTGCCCGAACTTTCCAAGGACGATTTCCTGGGCTCGGTCGCCGCGTTGGTCAAGCGTGACGTCGAATGGGTGCCGACCCGTCGCGAGTATACGCTCTACATGCGCCCGTATATGTTCGCCTCCGAGGCGTTCCTCGGCGTGCGCGCCCCGCAGACCGTCGACTACTGCGTCATCGCCTCGCCTTCCGGCCCGTACTTCCCGGGCGGCGTCAAGCCGGTGAGCATCTGGGTGGAAGACAAGTGGTTCCGTACCGGCCCCGGCGGCACCGGCTTTGCCAAGTGCGGCGGCAATTATGCGGCGTCCCTACTGGGCGAGTACCGCGGTGCCGACCACGGCTGCGAGCAGGTCTGCTTCGTCGACGCGGCCACCAAGACCTATCTTGAGGAGCTCGGCGGCATGAACATGTTCACCGTTCATAAGGACGGCCATTTGGAGACCCCGTCGCTCACCGGCAACATCCTGCCCGGCGTCACCCGCCGTTCGCTCATCCAGCTGGCGCAGGACCACGGCCGCGATGTCGTGGAGACCATGATTAAGCTTGACGACCTGCTGGAGGACATTAAGTCCGGCGAGGTCACCGAGGTCTTTGCCTGCGGCACCGCCGCGATCATCACCCCGATCGGCCGCTTCAAGTCCGAGACGTTCGACGTCGAAGTGGGTGGCGGCAAGTCCGGCGACCTCACGCTGCAGCTGCGCGACGAACTGCTCGGTATCCAGATGGGCGAGATCGAAGATCCGCATGACTGGATGTGGAGGGTCTGCTGA
- a CDS encoding 50S ribosomal protein L25/general stress protein Ctc has translation MANTITIEGEVRNEFGKGVARRMRVAKQIPATIYAGGNDPVFVKLPMRETTLALRRTNALFTIKYGKDSKMAVVKDVQRNPVKRIVEHIDFYEVKAGEKIEVDVPVFAVGTPKGAAVAFVDIQQLRVRASVDQLPERIDVNVDGLQDGEKVFAKDLNLPEGVEFVNISSEESVVTVEVPEDATATTAVSAEDAAAGESTEGAAAEGDAAAPAADAAAADADKK, from the coding sequence ATGGCAAACACCATTACCATCGAAGGCGAAGTCCGCAATGAGTTCGGCAAGGGCGTGGCCCGTCGTATGCGCGTGGCTAAGCAGATTCCGGCCACCATCTACGCCGGCGGCAACGACCCTGTTTTCGTGAAGCTCCCCATGCGTGAGACCACCTTGGCTCTGCGCCGTACGAACGCGCTGTTCACCATCAAGTATGGCAAGGATTCCAAGATGGCCGTCGTCAAGGACGTCCAGCGCAACCCCGTCAAGCGCATTGTCGAGCACATCGACTTCTACGAGGTCAAAGCCGGCGAGAAGATCGAGGTCGACGTCCCGGTCTTCGCCGTGGGTACTCCGAAGGGTGCTGCTGTCGCGTTCGTCGACATCCAGCAGCTCCGTGTGCGCGCCAGCGTCGACCAACTGCCCGAGCGTATCGACGTCAACGTCGATGGGCTGCAGGACGGCGAGAAAGTCTTCGCCAAGGATCTCAACCTGCCCGAAGGCGTCGAGTTCGTCAACATCAGTTCTGAAGAGTCCGTCGTCACGGTTGAGGTTCCTGAGGATGCCACCGCCACCACCGCAGTTTCTGCTGAGGATGCTGCCGCTGGCGAAAGCACTGAAGGCGCCGCAGCCGAAGGTGACGCTGCTGCTCCTGCTGCTGATGCCGCAGCTGCTGACGCTGACAAGAAGTGA